From a region of the Impatiens glandulifera chromosome 4, dImpGla2.1, whole genome shotgun sequence genome:
- the LOC124936407 gene encoding photosynthetic NDH subunit of subcomplex B 3, chloroplastic: MVMGSLLHLNSYSLASSSLSSSQIFGTQFLQIPKSFYATLPPSSSSRGRIRAIGTIPGSESTTDSVEDPSLVKFAFVSSVLLPDGSPDVHFRSACGGPKLRDIMMDLNIELYGPYSRPLLNCGGGGTCATCLVEVVEGKQLLSPRTEIEKEKLKKKPKNWRLACQTTVIGTTESQDLVVIQQLPEWKAHEWGRDRIPRPPYDDSES; this comes from the exons ATGGTAATGGGATCATTACTTCACCTCAATTCATACAGTTtagcttcttcttctctttcttcatcaCAAATCTTTGGCACCCAATTTCTTCAAATACCCAAATCATTTTACGCCACCTTACCACCGTCCTCCTCCAGCAGAGGAAGAATCAGGGCAATTGGGACAATCCCCGGCAGTGAATCGACGACGGATTCCGTTGAGGATCCGTCTTTAGTGAAATTCGCATTCGTCAGT TCTGTGCTGCTTCCAGATGGGTCACCAGATGTTCATTTTAGGAGTGCTTGTGGAGGTCCGAAGCTTAGAGACATAATGATGGacttaaatattgaattatatggTCCATAt TCCAGACCCTTGCTCAACTGCGGCGGCGGAGGAACTTGTGCTACTTGCCTAGTTGAg GTGGTAGAAGGAAAACAATTGTTGAGTCCTAGAACAGAGATAGAGAAGGAAAAACTCAAAAAG AAACCGAAGAACTGGAGACTTGCTTGTCAAACTACAGTTATTGGGACAACAGAATCTCAAGATTTG GTTGTGATACAACAACTGCCTGAGTGGAAGGCCCATGAATGGGGACGTGATAGAATTCCCCGTCCTCCTTATGATGATTCAGAATCCtga